A stretch of DNA from Dehalococcoidia bacterium:
ATAGCCGCTCCGGTAATAACTTTCTACATAGATTTGCTTCATCCGGACTCCCCATCTTCACCTCCCAGAGAGTCCAATATGTTTCTGAACTTTTGCAGCCCGTCCTATCTTCTCTCCCCTTGGGGGAGAGACAGGAGTGAGGGGTAGAATTATCGCCTTAAGTCTCACCCTCACCTCAATCCTCTCCCGTCGAGGGAGAAGAGAATATTCGCGCCAGATTCTTCGCCCGCTTGGGGCGGACTCAGAATGAAAGGCTTCCACGTTGCACAAAGCTGACAAAGTTCTGCTATAATGGTGGCTCTATTCTCCAGAACGAGGTGACTTATATGTTCAACAAGGAAATCCTCAAGATACTGGAAAGGGACGGCAAACTCACCCCTGGGCAGATTGCTGCCATGACCGGCTCCACCGCGGATGAGGTCGGCAAGGCTATCAAGCAGGCTGAAGACGAGCGCGCCATCGTCAAATACAAAGCCCTCATCAACTGGGACAAGGTGGGCAACGAACATGTCTGGGCGCTCATCGAGGTCAAGATAACGCCCCAGCGCGATGTGGGTTTCGACGCCATCGCCGAGCGCATCTACCGCTTCGATGAGGCACGGACGGTCTATCTTATGTCGGGCACCTACGACCTGGCCGTGCTGGTAGAGGGCAAGTCTATGCAGGAAGTGGCCGAGTTCGTCACGCGCAAGCTGGCTCCAGTCGAGGGAGTGACCGGCACCACCACCCACTTCGTGCTCAAACGCTATAAAGAAGACGGCGAAATAATGGCCGGTAAAGAAGAAGTTAAGCGCCAGGCGGTAATCCTTTAACGAGACCCGTCCATGACAACGATACGTCCTATAAAAACCGAGAAAAGGAGCCGTGTCTCGCAGAGGGCTGACAGCATCGCGCCCTCCGGCATCCGCAAGTTTTTCGACCTGCTGGCCTCCATGGATGGGGTCATTTCGCTGGGCGTGGGCGAACCGGACTACGCCACGCCCTGGCGCATGCGCGAGGCCGCCATTTATTCCCTGGAACAGGGCCGCACCATGTATACCTCCAACCTGGGCACGCCGGAGTTGCGTCAGGAACTGTCCCGCCACCTTGAACAGAGATACGGGCTGAAATACGACCCGGCTACGGAAATACTTATCACCATCGGCGTAAGCGAAGCCCTCGACCTGGCCATGCGCGCCACCATCGACCCCGGAGACCAGGTCATCATGCCAGCGCCCTGTTATGTGGCTTACCCCGCCTCGGTTTCGCTTTCGGCCGGTGAGCCTGTCATGATACCCACGGTTGAAGCCTCCAATTTCGAAATAGACGCCGCCGACATCGAAGCCGCTATCACCCCGCGCACCAGGGCCATTCTGAGCGGATACCCGGCCAACCCTACCGGCGCGGTCATGCCCAGAGAGAAGTTGGAGGCAGTAGCCGAAGTAGCCCGCAGACACGACCTGCTGGTGATGTCCGATGAGATTTATTCGCGGCTGGTTTACGGCATCGAGCATACCTGTTTCGCCGCGTTACCCGGAATGCAGGAGCGGACCGTCCTGCTGGGCGGATTCTCCAAGGCCTATGCCATGACGGGCTGGCGCATCGGGTATGCCGCCGGCCCCAGGGAGATAATCGCCGCCATGACCAAGATACACCAGTACACCATCATGTGCGCCCCCACCATGGCGCAAGTGGCTGCCCTCGAAGCCCTGCGCGGCGGAGAGGAAAGCGTGTTGGAGATGGTGGCCGACTACAACCGCAGGCGCAAGTTGATAGTCAAGGGCTTGCGCGACATCGGCTTTTCCTGCTTCGAGCCCAAGGGGGCTTTCTACGCCTTCCCCAATATAACCATATCCGGCATGAGTTCCGAGATATTCGCTGAAAAGCTGCTCCAGGAAGAAAAGGTGGCGGTGGTGCCGGGCACCGCCTTCGGCGCCTGCGGCGAGGGATTCGTGCGCTGCTGCTATGCCACCTCGCTGCCGGAGTTGGAAGAGGCGCTGGTGCGCATCAGGCGCTTTGTGAACAAGCACAGAACTTGATGTATTTTATTACGCCAAAAATCAAGAGCGGAGACAATCTGGTAGTGGGTCTATTTGACACATAATGTATAATATTTAAGCTATGACAATTGTTGCCGCTGTTAAGTCTAGAGACTGTTTAGTTCTCGGTACTGATAGTATGACTACTATAGTCGGTGCTGGTGCAAATGGCACTACTCAAGTTCTCAAGGGATACAGCAATGCTACCAAGCTTTTTCAATTAGGGAATCTCCCAATAGCCATCGCTACTTGGGGAGCTGGGAACGTTGGCCCGCTTTCCGTAGGTGGGATAGTATCTGATTTTCAAAGCCAAGTGACTTCTAAGACAACTATCCAATCCATAGCACAAGGATTGGCAGCTTTTGTCCAGAAACATTATGCCACTGCCTTTCCACCAACGCCCGCCCCGGTTATTCCACCTGTTCCTACGACGACTCCTGCCCCTAATCCTGTACCTCCAAGCCCTGCGCCAACACCTAACTTGCCAATCTTGGGATTCTTTGTAGGAGGTTATTCGGATCAAACCCCTCTACCTGAACTATGGGAGGTAAAGTTTCCAGGATCAACAATTAATGTTGTACGAGGGACGGGAGACTTTGGGGCTAGTTGGAGAGGAATTGAGATACCCTTCTCACGTTTGTACTTTGGTTTCGACCAACGCATCGCCGATGTTCTAACTAAAGCTGGAGTCTCTGCACAACTAGTCGAGCAAGTGAAAACACAATTCGCCACGCCAGTGATATTTGATTCAATGCCTATTCAAGATGCAATTGGATTCACGGAACACATCTTAAAAACGACCATAGGATATTCTACTTATGAGATTGGGCAAGCCGCTTGTGGAGACCCAATACAAGTGGCTGTGATTCTAAAAAGAAGGGGGTATGTATGGGTACACGAACCAAGCTTTCACGTATGAACATAATCCGGGACGAGTCGACGGTTAGTAAATGGGCAGATACTATAAATAACCACCATTTCATCAAATCAGCAATTGTTGATTTGAATGTCAGTGACCACATGGTAATAGTTGACAGCCATGTCTTTGCGCGAACAGAGCCTCACCTAACAGTGCAACAGGCTAAACACATTGAAGGACAGTCTTAGGTAAATCAATTAACTGTACTATTTCCTCTATATCCCAATAGAGTGACAGTTTATTTAGAGCAAGTCTCTACCAATGGGATTCAAATTGACCCACTACCGACAATCTCCGCTCTTTTTGTTTACCATCCGTTATGGTGTACTCTAGTCTCCGAGTATCTTTGCGCCGATGGTAACTCTTCCGCCGGGTAGCCAATGGAGATAAGAGCAAAGGGGATAAAACCCTCGGGTATCTTGAGCAACTCTTTCATTCCCGCCATGCGCTCCTCGCGGGGATAAACGCCCAGCCACACCGCCCCCAGCCCCAGCCCTTGAACCGCGATAAGGATATTCTCCACGGCCGCCGACAGGTTCTGCGCCATATAGCCCGGGCGTGTTTCTAAACTGGTATCCCCGCACACGAGAACGGCCAGCGGGGCTTCGAGCAACATGCGGGAATAGGGATGGAAATTGGGGATGGCATCGAGAATGGAGCGTTCGGTGATAACGACGAAATGCCAGGGCTGTTTGTTGTTAGCCGAGGGAGCAGCCATGCCGGCTTCGAGCAGAATACGCACTGTCTCCGGGGGTACCAGTTTATCAGTGTAACGGCGGACGCTGCGCCGGCTGAGAATGGCATCAAGGGCTTCCATGAGCACACCTCCTGCGTTTTTCCTCCGAGGAAGAAAACAGCATCTTCT
This window harbors:
- a CDS encoding Lrp/AsnC family transcriptional regulator, producing MFNKEILKILERDGKLTPGQIAAMTGSTADEVGKAIKQAEDERAIVKYKALINWDKVGNEHVWALIEVKITPQRDVGFDAIAERIYRFDEARTVYLMSGTYDLAVLVEGKSMQEVAEFVTRKLAPVEGVTGTTTHFVLKRYKEDGEIMAGKEEVKRQAVIL
- a CDS encoding nitroreductase family protein, coding for MEALDAILSRRSVRRYTDKLVPPETVRILLEAGMAAPSANNKQPWHFVVITERSILDAIPNFHPYSRMLLEAPLAVLVCGDTSLETRPGYMAQNLSAAVENILIAVQGLGLGAVWLGVYPREERMAGMKELLKIPEGFIPFALISIGYPAEELPSAQRYSETRVHHNGW
- a CDS encoding aminotransferase class I/II-fold pyridoxal phosphate-dependent enzyme — protein: MTTIRPIKTEKRSRVSQRADSIAPSGIRKFFDLLASMDGVISLGVGEPDYATPWRMREAAIYSLEQGRTMYTSNLGTPELRQELSRHLEQRYGLKYDPATEILITIGVSEALDLAMRATIDPGDQVIMPAPCYVAYPASVSLSAGEPVMIPTVEASNFEIDAADIEAAITPRTRAILSGYPANPTGAVMPREKLEAVAEVARRHDLLVMSDEIYSRLVYGIEHTCFAALPGMQERTVLLGGFSKAYAMTGWRIGYAAGPREIIAAMTKIHQYTIMCAPTMAQVAALEALRGGEESVLEMVADYNRRRKLIVKGLRDIGFSCFEPKGAFYAFPNITISGMSSEIFAEKLLQEEKVAVVPGTAFGACGEGFVRCCYATSLPELEEALVRIRRFVNKHRT